The region CTTCACTTCAAATCCCAGCTCATGGGCATAATTAATGAATGCCGTTTTGATGAATTCATTACTGCCTACAGGCATCAGTTGCAATCCAACTTCCCAGTAGCCTTCGAAGGCATCGGTGTTGTGCTTAATTTTTTCACTATTGTCAGGTTCTGAAATGCTCCAGACCCGGAACAGGTCAGAGGCACCACGGCTTTTTTCGGTAAACTGCTCCAGCTCTTTACTAAACTCGGTTAGCCGATCGCGCTTGCCCGCCACAAAGATTCTTGTTGTCGGCGACTTTACTGGGGGCCCCGTGCGAGTCCAACGATCAGGGAGTACATCTACGCTTTTACTACCTATCGAGCGTACGGCCATTTCTTTAAAAAGAGCTCGTGGAAAATGGCCTTTGGCAATGTAAGATGGATGTAGAGTAATGGCAGCCACTGCAAAATCTTTAGGGCAGAGCCTATTATCCAATGTATTCAGCTTACTGACCGTGTGCTCAAACTGAGGTTTTAACCTCTCTATTACCTCGCGAAAAGTGTAAATCGGATCAGACTTAGGATTTATTTTCGGCGGGGGTGTATGAGACGCTAAAACTTCCGCCTTACCGATTATATAGTTACGCTTTTCAGTCATTGATTATCTCCTTTCCCACCAGTCGTTTTCGAATTGTGTCCCTACTGACATTCGCGATTTTTGCGGCTTTTTGCTGAGTGAAACCATACTGACGAACTAGTCTAACTGCGAAGCTTATTTTTTCAGCCTTTGTTTTGCCTACGGCGTCGAAATCGAGCTGTGCAATCAAGTCTGTCTCAAAATGCTCTGGGCGAAGAATATAAAGTCTGCGCAATTGATAAATCTCGCGCTTTATGTTGCTGTACGACTGACCCCGCAGGCTCTCCTTAAGGAGGTCATACCAAGGGGCCAGAACGTCAAAATAATCTCCCGCGAAAAGACGCACCGCTTCTGCCACTTGCGCATCGTCTGGCAGTTGAAAGGTGACTTCCAGATCAAAGCGCCGCCATAGAGCCGGATCCACTAGCTCTGGATGGTTGGTGGCTGCGACCAGTAAACCGCTGGAGGGCCAGTCTTCCAATTCCTGCAGCATAATAGTGACAAGGCGTTTCAGCTCACCAACATCTGTCTCATCTGTACGTTTTTTGGCTATCGCATCAATCTCATCCAGCAACAATATGGATGGGTGCGATTTGGCAAAATCAATGACACTGCGAAGATTGCTGCCGGTCCTGCCCAAGAA is a window of Serratia plymuthica DNA encoding:
- a CDS encoding AAA family ATPase, translating into MELDLVSVIRLSLEGNEKDLRLYLAKHVRSLRKSDPQLALKIEELLKLNPARSHDVMRKESSSFEFPGNTTEDTVPQTLLKVSQTMNNTDGPLLQGQVKKQLEQVLLEREKSELLARHGLMPAKSLIFSGPPGVGKTMTAQWLSQKLGLPLYTLDLTTVMSSFLGRTGSNLRSVIDFAKSHPSILLLDEIDAIAKKRTDETDVGELKRLVTIMLQELEDWPSSGLLVAATNHPELVDPALWRRFDLEVTFQLPDDAQVAEAVRLFAGDYFDVLAPWYDLLKESLRGQSYSNIKREIYQLRRLYILRPEHFETDLIAQLDFDAVGKTKAEKISFAVRLVRQYGFTQQKAAKIANVSRDTIRKRLVGKEIIND